The genomic segment TCACTATAGGCTGCTTGCCAAGTTAAAAAATTAGACATTCTTTGTTCGCCAGAAGTGCGAATAATCAAATCAGGTTCTCTGTATTCTACTGGTAAAATCGCAGTTTGCAGGTGTTCAGCCAAATCTTCTTCTGTCAGTACTGACAAGTCAAAACCTGAAGCTGCCAAATCTTGAATCGCTAAAATAATATCACGGCGTCCACCATAATTCATCGCAAAATTCAAAATCATTCCTGTGTTATTCGCTGTTTCACGCGCTGCACGGTCAATTGATTCTAATGTAGCTTTAGGTAAGCCTGAACGTTCACCAATCATCCGAATTTGAATATTTTCTTCTTTTAAAACTGGAACATATTTACTATAAAAATCAATAGGCAAACTCATGATAAACTTGACTTCGTCTACTGGACGTGCCCAGTTCTCCGTTGAAAACGCGTAAACAGTCATCACCGCAACGCCTCGACGTGCGCCATGAACAGCTACTTTTTTCAATGCATCCATTCCAGCCTTATGGCCAAAAATACGTGGTTTTCCTTGAGCTTTCGCCCAACGCCCATTACCATCCATAATCACACCTACGTGCTGTGGTACGGGAATTTCCTCTTGCGAGTTATTTTTCAAGTTATTAAACATAGCACCTCACAGTTAGTATTCCTATTTTACCATATTTCTAAGCAGATTTGTATCACAAATTTTCTTGTTAAATCTCTCCAAATCATTCTTCCCAAGCTTCATTTTTTTAATACAAATTATCTTTAATCATACTAGTTACACCTTAATACCACACTCACCAATCAGATAAAATAATGTAGTAAACGGCTATCATGAATCATTTGAGCGTCGGATTAACTAATTAGAAGATAAAATCTTCCTTTACAAACGCAAAAATTCTGTCAGCATACTGACAGAATTACATTTCTTTTTCAACACCTACCTGATTGATGGTGCTGTTTTAAAAATCTATTTTTCTTCAAATGGATTTTCGATTTTATCTTCAGTTGGAGTTTCAACGGCAGCTGAAGCTGGAGTCACACCACTTTTTACTGTTTTCACAGCTGCGCGGTCAAAAGTTAAAATAACGCCTTCACAATCAAGTTCAATGGTACCTTTAGCAGAATCAACACTAGATAATACACCATGTAAGCCACCGATAGTAACGATTTCTGAACCTGGTTGCATTGCATCCAATTGCTCTTGACGTTTTGCTTGTTGTTTCTTTTGGTTACGGTTCATAAAGAACATCATCCCACCCATAACGATGACGATGAGAATAAGAGAGAATCCTGACATTTCTGTCTCCTTTGTAAGATATAAGATGTGTTATTCAGAAGTAGCATCACCTGCTTTTATAGCTTTTGACACACCAAACTCAATGAACATTAGAGTTATTTCAAAATCCATTTTGCCTCTACAAATTTTAAGCAGATAACAAAATAACGTTTTGTAACAAGTCAATTAAGTTTATTTTTGAACATTGCTCTAATTTTATCACAGTATATAGGCTCTGTCAAATCAATTCCTTATCACATCTAGCTTAATATAACCCTCAAAGAGACTTTTAAAGTTGAAATAATATTAAAGATATTTACTCGCTTCACGGTAGGAGAGTTTACTCATTTTATGACCATTTGTTGTGATGAACTCACGTACCCAATCAGCATCAGTTTTTGAAAAGTCACGGAGCGCCCAACCAATCGCCTTGTTAATAAAGAATTCTTGGTCAAAAGTTGAACCTGACAAATTTTTTGTCAGCACACTTTCTAGTAAAACTGTGTCCGTCTTTTCTTTAAACCCTAACTGACAATCAATCGCAAGTCTGCGAACCCAAAAATTATCATCTACCGCCCATTTTTCAATTTCTGTCAGTACTGACAGGCTTTTGTCAGTAAGTAAGAGATGTCCAACTAACTCATCTAAAGTATCAACGGTTTCCCACCAAGACTTTGTAACAGCGAGTTTTTTTATCTCAAACAAGTCAGCATTTGTCAGATACTTTTTCATCTTTATCAAATAATCTGCCGCTAAATATTGAAATTCACGCTCAGGTAACTGCCACATTTTCCAAACAAATGACCAATCAATCCTTTTATTTTTACATAGGTTTGTCAAAAATACTTTTTGCAATTGGCGTCGTACAGGAGTTTTTAAACCTATAAACTCAAATTGATGGCGTAAATATGCAGCCTGTTTTTCAGCAACCTCTTGATTACCTTGCACTCTAAAAATTTCAACGATTTCCTGCATCATAATTTTCCTGTCAAAAATTGCGCTTCTCCATCAGCAAATGACCAATCCGCATCACCATTTTCTACGATAGAAATGAGTAAATTTTTTGGATTCAAAGCTAAATCCTCCTTTAGATTAGCAGCTACTGCTTTGTAAAAAGCTATCTTAGAATCTTCTGTCCGTTTTCTCGAAATGACCTGTATCACCACTTCACGCCCTTTGTCGCGCTCGAAACCCAATCCTGTATCTTCTAAAATCATCTCATCTTCTTTATGCCAATGCAAAATCTGATAACGATCACGCTCAGGTACACCAAAACTCGACAACACGGCACGATGAATCCCATTAAGCAACACTTTTGCTTCCTCTTTTGTCCATTTATCGTAGAGGTCAATATTAATCAGGGGCATCTATTTTCCTTTCTCAATCTAACTCTTTTTAATTTTTAACTTAGCAAGTGCGTGCTAATTCCTCCACCTCTTAAAGGTGGCGGGATAAGCAGCACTAAGCTCTGTTTTCGCTCAACTAACATTGGTGGGGGAGAAAGAATCCCCCACCAATGAAGTAATACTTCAAACATTTAAGTAAACACCACTAGCCCTCTTCTCTCCATCTATAAATAGCTGAAATCAAAAATGAACTCGCGGTTAATTCTTTGCAAGCTTCAACATTAAGGTTCAAAATCAGTACAACGATATTCCGTTTTTATCAGCTGGAACGACGAACATTGTATCATAGAAACTCCCAGAATCTTAAACTGAAATCAATCTATATTAAGTCTAAAATCACTAAAATATCATAAATCTTGCTTTTTCAACATCAAAAGTCCAGCAAAGCCAAAAATAATAATTTCAATGAGTGACACAGCAAAATCCAACCAATGGTTTCCCAGTAATCCACTTGTCAAAGAACCCGAAACACTCGCAATAGACAAACCAATCGAACTTACAACAACACCAAGTCCCAGACGAATTCCAAGAAAAACGAACACTCCCCAGAACTTCCCACGTGTCAAAATAACAACGAAATATAAAATAACCATCGTCGCAATACTTGACACAAGCAGATTTAACAAAAGCAGCCAACCTTGATTTGCTGTAAATCCATGAATCATTGTTTGTACGAAATCTATAAACTCCTGATGGAAAAAACCAAGCAAGAGAACAACTGGAATCACCCCAATGACAAAATACGCCAAAAGATTAGTCACAATTGTCGCAAGAAGTTTCACAAAATAATACCTGCTCCGTTTAACACCACTAGCTACAACTAAACTCAAAACTTTATTATTATAATCCGTACTCATCAAGTGCCATGGATAAATAATAGAAAAAGCAGCAAATGCAATAAATAAAGCAAACACTAAAGGGCCTTCAAGAAAAATCAGAGGCGCTGTTTCGTGACCAGATTTTGCCTGAAATATCATTGCAATCCCCAAAGAAGCAGCAATTGCAAACGAAACCGTCAAAATACTAATCACAATCAGATACGCTCGGTCTCGAAAATTCCGATACATTTCCATCTTAAAAATATTTGAAACTGTCATCACACTCCTCATTTCACAAATTCAACAAATTTTGAATCTTTTTTAATCTCATCAAAGATTAATCCTTTACCAACTGACTCTTGAAATATTTCTTGGAACTTTTCTACCGTTGCATCAAAACTTACCAATTGATGCTCTACCTGACAGACCAGACCACGCGCTGACAGAATTTCTGTCAGTACCGACACATCGCTGACAACCACTCTGTAAGTCAATACTTGATTTTTATCATTCAAATCAAAGCTGTCAGTAAATTTTCCATCTGAAAGCCCATAAACAACATCACACAGCATCTCAATATCTTCTTGAACATGACTAGAAATTAAAATCAGTTTCCCTTCTTTTTTCAAGTTTAATAAAGTTTCACGAAACCATGCCACAGACGCCGCGTCAATGCCACGAAAAGGTTCATCAAAAATCAAAATTTCTGCATCATTCATTAAGGAAATTAGCAAAATCAGCTTTTTCCCCATCCCTAATGAGTAGCTTGACACTCTTTTGCCCAAAGCATCATCAATACCCAATTTTGCTGCCAATTGCCGAACTTTTTCTTCATCAAAATTTCCGCGCAAACCACCAAAATATCTCAGATTAAACCATCCAGTATAAGATTTATAAAGTTCAATATCATCCAATAGAATTCCCACTTTTGCAAGTACTTCTGGATTAACTTTAACATCTACATCATCAATTTTGACTGTCCCTTGATAATTTGTAATAATATTCGTCAGTACTTTGAAAAATGTTGTTTTTCCAGCTCCATTTTTTCCAACAATCCCATAAACTTTTCCAGCTTCAAAAGTAACTGATAAATCTCTCAGCACTCTTCTATCGCCATAAGCAAAAGTTATACGTTCTGCATCAATTCTCATCCATTCCTCCTTTGAGACAAGCTCTACTCTCCTAAAATTTCAAAACAAAGTAGTAAACTCTTTTCCTTTGCACATTATAGCATACAGCTCTCACTTATGATAAGTCGAGCCACGATTAATCATCTGTGCTCGATAAATTTGCTCTACCAAAACCAACCGCATCAACTGATGAGGTAGTGTCATACGGCCAAAAGAAACCTGTGCATCACAACGTTGATAAACCGCCTCAGATAAACCTAATGAGCCCCCTATCACAAAAATCAGATGACGAGTGCCATAAACCTCATTTTGCTTTACCAAATCAGCAAGTTCTTCTGAAGTCATCAAATTACCACGTATAGCTAAAGCAACTAATTTATCATCCGCTTGCAAACGAGATAAAATCTTTTCTCCTTCACGATTTTTTACTGTCTCTTGTTCTTTTTCAGAAGCATGGTCTGGTATTTTTTCATCTGGTAATTCAATGACTTCTAATGGCAACATTGTGCTCATACGCTTAACGTATTCAGAGATCCCCTCCTTTAGATATTTTTCTTTTAATTTACCTACCACAATCAATTTTATCTTCATTTTCTACTTTCTTTTCTAAAATGTTAAGACATTTTCCCCAGATTTATCACCAAACTCAATATTAAAAATCAAAAACAATGATAATTTCTTAAATCTGTCTTATAATTTTAACTTTTTCCCCTGATGAAAACAAGATGAAAACAAGATTTATCAACATTTTTTACTTTTTTTCCACTTTTCTGTGGAAAAAAGCCCCAAAATATCCACTTACTCACACATTTTTAAAGATTTTCCACAACAATGTGGAAAAAATTCATTTTAGTTCCATTTTACCTACTATTAAGCTATTATTAAGTGTATACAGATATAATCACACTATAAAAAGATTATGAAAAAATATCACTCGAAAGGGATAATTTATGTCAAAAGGTAATTTCGGGAAAATGCTCTTGACTGGTGTCGTAGGTGGGGCCATCGCACTAGGTGGGAGTGCAATTTACCAAAACACAACAAACAATAACGCCACTAGTACTAGTGGTTCTTCCGTTCCAGTCAAGACTGTAAAAGTTGATGTTAATACAGACACAACTGCTGCAATCAAAAAAGTTTCTAATGCGGTTGTTTCCGTCCTTAACTATCAAAATCAGAGTTCTAGTGATGACGTTTTCAACAGTATCTTCGGACAAAATAGTGGAAACAGCCAAAGTTCTGCAACTTCTAGTTTAGCAAGTGAAGGTTCTGGAGTCATTTACAAAAAAGAAGATGGTAAAGCTTATATCGTTACTAACAATCACGTTGTAGAAGGT from the Lactococcus allomyrinae genome contains:
- a CDS encoding isoprenyl transferase, which produces MFNNLKNNSQEEIPVPQHVGVIMDGNGRWAKAQGKPRIFGHKAGMDALKKVAVHGARRGVAVMTVYAFSTENWARPVDEVKFIMSLPIDFYSKYVPVLKEENIQIRMIGERSGLPKATLESIDRAARETANNTGMILNFAMNYGGRRDIILAIQDLAASGFDLSVLTEEDLAEHLQTAILPVEYREPDLIIRTSGEQRMSNFLTWQAAYSELYFTDVAWPEFDEAELDKAITAFQQRDRRYGGLK
- the yajC gene encoding preprotein translocase subunit YajC, with product MSGFSLILIVIVMGGMMFFMNRNQKKQQAKRQEQLDAMQPGSEIVTIGGLHGVLSSVDSAKGTIELDCEGVILTFDRAAVKTVKSGVTPASAAVETPTEDKIENPFEEK
- a CDS encoding DNA alkylation repair protein → MQEIVEIFRVQGNQEVAEKQAAYLRHQFEFIGLKTPVRRQLQKVFLTNLCKNKRIDWSFVWKMWQLPEREFQYLAADYLIKMKKYLTNADLFEIKKLAVTKSWWETVDTLDELVGHLLLTDKSLSVLTEIEKWAVDDNFWVRRLAIDCQLGFKEKTDTVLLESVLTKNLSGSTFDQEFFINKAIGWALRDFSKTDADWVREFITTNGHKMSKLSYREASKYL
- a CDS encoding tautomerase family protein — translated: MPLINIDLYDKWTKEEAKVLLNGIHRAVLSSFGVPERDRYQILHWHKEDEMILEDTGLGFERDKGREVVIQVISRKRTEDSKIAFYKAVAANLKEDLALNPKNLLISIVENGDADWSFADGEAQFLTGKL
- a CDS encoding ABC transporter permease, which gives rise to MTVSNIFKMEMYRNFRDRAYLIVISILTVSFAIAASLGIAMIFQAKSGHETAPLIFLEGPLVFALFIAFAAFSIIYPWHLMSTDYNNKVLSLVVASGVKRSRYYFVKLLATIVTNLLAYFVIGVIPVVLLLGFFHQEFIDFVQTMIHGFTANQGWLLLLNLLVSSIATMVILYFVVILTRGKFWGVFVFLGIRLGLGVVVSSIGLSIASVSGSLTSGLLGNHWLDFAVSLIEIIIFGFAGLLMLKKQDL
- a CDS encoding ATP-binding cassette domain-containing protein; this encodes MRIDAERITFAYGDRRVLRDLSVTFEAGKVYGIVGKNGAGKTTFFKVLTNIITNYQGTVKIDDVDVKVNPEVLAKVGILLDDIELYKSYTGWFNLRYFGGLRGNFDEEKVRQLAAKLGIDDALGKRVSSYSLGMGKKLILLISLMNDAEILIFDEPFRGIDAASVAWFRETLLNLKKEGKLILISSHVQEDIEMLCDVVYGLSDGKFTDSFDLNDKNQVLTYRVVVSDVSVLTEILSARGLVCQVEHQLVSFDATVEKFQEIFQESVGKGLIFDEIKKDSKFVEFVK
- the rlmH gene encoding 23S rRNA (pseudouridine(1915)-N(3))-methyltransferase RlmH, whose protein sequence is MKIKLIVVGKLKEKYLKEGISEYVKRMSTMLPLEVIELPDEKIPDHASEKEQETVKNREGEKILSRLQADDKLVALAIRGNLMTSEELADLVKQNEVYGTRHLIFVIGGSLGLSEAVYQRCDAQVSFGRMTLPHQLMRLVLVEQIYRAQMINRGSTYHK